Part of the Nitrosopumilus piranensis genome is shown below.
AACAATGCATTAATTCTGGAGCATCATTTTTTTCTAAATCTTGGAATAAATCAACTGCCAATTCATCTGCTTCTCCAACTACCACTGTGTCTATTCCATGAATCTTCATTCTATCTGATTTTGCTAATTCCCATGCCCCGTTTCCACCAACTACAACTTTGAAATCATATTTCTTTTTGAGTTGAATTATACTTGCACACATTTTTTTAAATTTCATGGCAACATACGACAATTTTTCTGGTGACATTGTTGTGGTAACTGGTGCCATTCCCAATGGATCCATAACATTAATTCCGACAACTTTCGTGTCTGGTCCAATTGATTTGTGTAGCATATCTGGATGTCCAATGAATACATCGTCTCTCTTGTATCCTCCTTGAATCAATGAACTCTCAATTCTTCTTAGTCCAATTTGGGCAACTTTTGCTTCACCTGTAATTGGATCTGTTTCAACTGAAGGACAAAATACTTTGTCAAAAACCCATTCTGGTAGGACCTCATATGGTCCACACGCAATAAATCCATACAGAAAATTTCCTCTATAATTTGTCATTAAACTACGATCAGCAGTTAGTACAACACGTTTGCCAGCCAACTATCAAACTTCGTTTGATTATGTTATATATCATTTACGAGGTCATTTTGCTCAAAGAATTGTAAATTTTACTTATTCTTTTTTTCTAATTGTTCTGTTTGCAATATTTGCAGCAATCCCACCAGCTGCAATACCGTTGTCTATGTTTACAACAGATAATCCCAAGGAGCAACTTTGAAGCATTGAGGCAAGGGCTGCGATTCCTTTTTCTCCATAGCCATATCCTACTGATGTTGGAATGCCAATAACTGGGATATCTGTCAGTGTAGAGACTAGTGTTGCTAATGCACCTTCCATTCCAGCAGCGACAATTATACAATCAACATCTGCTTCTATCATTTTTTTTAAAATTGGGAAAATTCTTTGAATTCCAGCTACTCCTACATCATAACTTGTGATGCATTTACAATTCATTGCTTCGCAAACTAGTCTTGATTCTTCTGCTATCCCAATATCTGATGTTCCAGCAGTAAGAATACCCACTTTTCCACCATGAAATTTGATTGGTTTTTTGAATAACAATAACGAAGATGACTTTTTTCCTGTTTTAATTTTGACTTTTAGTCTCTTTGCAAATGCCTTGATTTTTGAATAATCTGTTTTCTTTATTCTTGAAACAATTACGGAATTTGATTTTTCTAAAGTTCGTTTTATAATTTTTTTAGTTTCGTCAAGTTCCTTTGTCTCAGCAAAAATTATCTCAGGAATTCCCCTCCTTTTTCTTCTGTTGATGTCTATTTTTGCAATTCCTTCTATCTCTTCAATTGAATATAATGAAAGAAGTTTTTTTGCATCATTAACTGACATCTTTCCTGCTTTAACTGATTTTAGAACTTCGTGAATTTCCAATGATAATTTTTCTTTCTATGGATAAAAAAAGGCTTAGATCTCAATGCCTGATATTGCACCTTTAACGCTCTCTACTGCTTTGTTAAAGACTTGTTTCTCTTCATCGTTTAGATCTAACTCTATAATTTTTTCTACTCCTTTCTTTCCTATAACTGCTGGAACTCCGATTGTGACATCCGAATGACCATATTCCCCATCAAGATATGTTGCAACTGGGATGACTTGCTTTCTATCTCTTACAACTGATTCAACAATTGCAGAAATTGCATTTCCTGGGGCGTGAACTGTTGCTCCCTTTAACTCAATAACTTTTGTAGCAACCTGCTTTGTGTTTTGAACCAACTCATCTAATTTTTCTTTTGGCAAAAATGATGATAGTGGAATTCCTGACACAGATGAAAATCTTGGTAGTGGAAGCATATTTTCACCATGTTCTCCAATAACTAGTGCTCTGATGGAATCTCGAGAGTGTCCAGTTGCTTCATGAATAAATTGTCTAAATCTAGATAAATCAAGCATACCCCCCATTCCAAATACTCTACTTCTGTCAAATCCTGATACTTTGTATGTGATGTATGCCATAGGATCTAATGGATTGGTAACTGGAATAATCATAGAGTCATCTGCATATTTTTTGATGTTATCTACTACACTTTTGACAATTGAAGCGTTGATCTTCAATAGATCCATACGAGTCATTCCTGGCTTTCGTCCAGAACCTGCTACAACTACTACAATATTGGAACCTTTCATATCTTCAAAATTGTTAGAACCCTTTACTTCGACATCTATTCCTTGCTCTGAAAGCATGTGGTTGATATCCATTGCCTCACCTTGAGGAAGTCCTTCAGCAACATCTAGTAACAAAATCTGGTCATCTAATTTTTTTAGTGCAGAAAATAATGCTGCATCTCCGCCTACTTTACCTGATCCAATAATGGTAATCATGAAAGTCGCTGTTAATTTTCAATAATTAAATCTAGTGAAATTCCATACCGATCAGACGAATTTATAAGCATTTTTGATAATTTTTAATCAATGGTTTTAGTAATTGATCCTCAAATCGCAGGAATATCTGGAGATATGCTTCTCTCTTCTTTAATTGATTTGGGAGCTGATAAACGCAAAGTAATTGATGGGATTAAAAAATCTGAAAAATTTTTCTCAAATTCAACTATTAAAAAAATTGATTTTCAAAAAACCCAAAAACGAGGAATTGAGGCTCTGCAACTAATCTTAGAACTTGATGAACCCACTCATGAAAGAAAGGGGTCTGAAATTAAAAAAGCAATAAATGATTCTACTCAAAATTTAGGACTCTCTGAAAAGGCAAAAACATTTGCTGAATCTTGTATTAATGCACTCATTTCTTCTGAATCTAAAATTCATGGTGTTCCTGAGGATTCTGTCCATTTTCATGAGGCCTCTAGCATTGATACTCTAGTTGACATTGTTGGGATCACAATTGCCCTAGATGATTTGGGGTTGTTTGATGAAAAAATTATTTGTCTGCCTGTCTCTATTGGTGGAGGAAGTGTAACTTTTTCACATGGTACAATGTCTAATCCTGCAAGTGCAATTCTTGAGATCTTCAAAAACTCTTTTCTCAAAATTCAAGGCACTGATGCTAATGAAGAACTAACAACTCCTACTGGTGCTTGCATTTTGGTTAATTTAACAAACACATCCATGGATTACTATCCTTCAATGAAAATCAAGTCAATTGGATATGGTGCTGGACAAAAAGATTTTAAAAAATTTTCTAATGTATTAAAACTGGTCCGAGGTTCTACAAATGATTTAGAAATTGATTCTGTAAAGATTCTTGAGACTAATGTTGATGATATTTCAGGTGAAATACTTGGAAATCTCATCGAAAAAATTATGCAAAAAGGAGCTCGAGATGTTTCAATCTATCACGGAATTACAAAAAAAGGTAGGCCTACAAATCTTGTATCTATAATATGTGATGATCAAAATATCGATGAAATAGTTGATACCCTAATTTTAGAAACTGGAACACTGGGAGTTCGCATATCTGAATCTAACAGATTTATCGTTCCAAGAACAAACCATAATGTTTCATTAACAATTAATGGACAGTCTTTTGAGGTGCGATATAAAAAATCATCATTTAAAGGCAAAACAGATTTTAAAATTGAGTTTGATGATTTGAAGCATATTTCAAATACTCTTGAAAAATCAATCAAAGAAACAGAACCACTACTTCGTAAAGAGATTGAAAAAATGGAGAATTAGATGACAAAACTTGATGAACTGAAAAATTGGTTTGCTGATAAAAATAAGGTAATCATTGCATTATCTGGTGGTGTAGATAGTGCACTTGTAGCATATGCTGCATACCAAAAATTAGGTAACTTGGCAATTGCAGTAACTGCTGATTACAAGACTCTCTCTGAAGAAGAACTACAAACAGCCAAGCAAGTTTGTTCTGAAATAGGAATCCAGCAACTCCTCTTAGATTACAATGAACTTGAAAATAATGAATTTACAAAAAATGATTCCACTCGATGTTTTCACTGTAGGCTTGAATTAGGCGACCATTTGTTGAAATTGGCAAAACAACAGCAGGTAGAGGTAATTGTTGATGGAACAAACCTTGATGATCTGGGTGATTATAGGCCCGGAATTGAGGCATTGAGACAAAATGGGATTAGAAGTCCTCTTGTTGAGACAAATTTTTCAAAATCAGAAATTAGAGAAATTGCAAAATCTGTAGGATTATCAGTTCATGACAAACCATCAAACTCTTGCTTGGCTTCACGGATTCCATGGGGTCAAAGAGTCACTGCTGAAAAATTAACTAGAATAGAATTAGGCGAAACAGTTGTAAAACAACTAACCAAAATCAAACAGGTCCGTGTACGTGATCTAAATGGTTCTG
Proteins encoded:
- the larB gene encoding nickel pincer cofactor biosynthesis protein LarB; its protein translation is MEIHEVLKSVKAGKMSVNDAKKLLSLYSIEEIEGIAKIDINRRKRRGIPEIIFAETKELDETKKIIKRTLEKSNSVIVSRIKKTDYSKIKAFAKRLKVKIKTGKKSSSLLLFKKPIKFHGGKVGILTAGTSDIGIAEESRLVCEAMNCKCITSYDVGVAGIQRIFPILKKMIEADVDCIIVAAGMEGALATLVSTLTDIPVIGIPTSVGYGYGEKGIAALASMLQSCSLGLSVVNIDNGIAAGGIAANIANRTIRKKE
- a CDS encoding malate dehydrogenase; this translates as MITIIGSGKVGGDAALFSALKKLDDQILLLDVAEGLPQGEAMDINHMLSEQGIDVEVKGSNNFEDMKGSNIVVVVAGSGRKPGMTRMDLLKINASIVKSVVDNIKKYADDSMIIPVTNPLDPMAYITYKVSGFDRSRVFGMGGMLDLSRFRQFIHEATGHSRDSIRALVIGEHGENMLPLPRFSSVSGIPLSSFLPKEKLDELVQNTKQVATKVIELKGATVHAPGNAISAIVESVVRDRKQVIPVATYLDGEYGHSDVTIGVPAVIGKKGVEKIIELDLNDEEKQVFNKAVESVKGAISGIEI
- the larC gene encoding nickel pincer cofactor biosynthesis protein LarC → MVLVIDPQIAGISGDMLLSSLIDLGADKRKVIDGIKKSEKFFSNSTIKKIDFQKTQKRGIEALQLILELDEPTHERKGSEIKKAINDSTQNLGLSEKAKTFAESCINALISSESKIHGVPEDSVHFHEASSIDTLVDIVGITIALDDLGLFDEKIICLPVSIGGGSVTFSHGTMSNPASAILEIFKNSFLKIQGTDANEELTTPTGACILVNLTNTSMDYYPSMKIKSIGYGAGQKDFKKFSNVLKLVRGSTNDLEIDSVKILETNVDDISGEILGNLIEKIMQKGARDVSIYHGITKKGRPTNLVSIICDDQNIDEIVDTLILETGTLGVRISESNRFIVPRTNHNVSLTINGQSFEVRYKKSSFKGKTDFKIEFDDLKHISNTLEKSIKETEPLLRKEIEKMEN
- the larE gene encoding ATP-dependent sacrificial sulfur transferase LarE, translated to MTKLDELKNWFADKNKVIIALSGGVDSALVAYAAYQKLGNLAIAVTADYKTLSEEELQTAKQVCSEIGIQQLLLDYNELENNEFTKNDSTRCFHCRLELGDHLLKLAKQQQVEVIVDGTNLDDLGDYRPGIEALRQNGIRSPLVETNFSKSEIREIAKSVGLSVHDKPSNSCLASRIPWGQRVTAEKLTRIELGETVVKQLTKIKQVRVRDLNGSAKIEVEKNDISAFNDIVLNKITEKLKLIGFSSVEVDQEGYKPGKINVIAD